A single genomic interval of Ramlibacter pinisoli harbors:
- a CDS encoding RpiB/LacA/LacB family sugar-phosphate isomerase yields the protein MSRDEARSPHAIAVPRWPAIGLANDHAGFLLKGFVSGVLAQHCDEVVDVGANSDSPVDFPDVTRKAISLIREGKVKRVILVCGTGAGACIAANKMPGIRAAVCHDTFVARQAVEHDDVNVLCIGAWIIGPQVARDVIETFLAAEFSTEEHFRRRVEKLGDLEREEARALTQGTR from the coding sequence ATGTCCAGAGACGAAGCACGCTCACCGCACGCGATCGCGGTGCCGCGCTGGCCGGCGATCGGCCTCGCGAACGACCACGCCGGGTTCCTCCTGAAGGGGTTCGTTTCCGGTGTCCTCGCGCAACACTGCGATGAAGTCGTCGACGTCGGGGCGAACTCGGACTCGCCCGTCGACTTTCCGGATGTCACGCGCAAGGCAATCTCCCTCATTCGTGAGGGAAAGGTCAAGCGGGTCATCCTCGTCTGCGGCACCGGTGCGGGTGCCTGCATCGCGGCCAACAAGATGCCTGGCATCCGTGCCGCGGTGTGCCACGACACGTTCGTGGCCCGCCAGGCCGTGGAGCATGACGACGTCAATGTCCTGTGCATCGGCGCATGGATCATCGGGCCGCAGGTGGCCCGGGACGTCATCGAAACATTCCTGGCAGCGGAGTTCAGCACGGAGGAGCATTTCCGCCGTCGCGTGGAGAAGCTCGGCGACCTCGAGCGTGAAGAGGCACGGGCCTTGACGCAAGGAACCAGGTAG
- a CDS encoding FadR/GntR family transcriptional regulator, which translates to MSKPIKIVQQDDTNQDGYDRVLSFLRDQLVTGRLKTGDRLLPERDLASALGVSRPVIREALTALSTLGAVEIRRGYGTVVREPNFTALADYFSLVLAQQAGAVDDVMQARIAIERQAIRLACSRALAPDLERLSQALQAIKETIADPVRGGEADFHFHTMIVEASHSPALSSVYAAVAKLLQESHMERRQVIANVPDVDTYLIGHHEAILQAIRRKNPSEADALLTEHFEIGANLREDAAVADAQGRSRPRPTQRVS; encoded by the coding sequence ATGAGCAAGCCGATCAAGATCGTCCAGCAGGACGACACGAACCAGGACGGATACGACCGCGTCCTGTCGTTCCTTCGCGACCAGCTGGTGACGGGCCGCCTGAAGACCGGCGACCGGCTGTTGCCGGAACGTGACCTCGCCAGCGCACTCGGCGTCAGCCGTCCGGTCATCCGCGAGGCCCTGACGGCGTTGTCCACGCTGGGTGCGGTCGAGATCAGGCGCGGCTACGGAACGGTTGTCCGGGAGCCGAACTTCACGGCCCTGGCCGACTACTTCAGCCTGGTCCTGGCCCAGCAGGCGGGCGCGGTCGATGACGTGATGCAGGCGCGCATCGCGATCGAGCGGCAGGCGATCCGCCTGGCGTGCTCACGCGCCCTCGCGCCGGACCTGGAAAGGCTGTCGCAGGCCCTGCAGGCCATCAAGGAAACCATCGCCGATCCCGTGCGGGGCGGCGAGGCGGACTTTCACTTCCACACGATGATCGTGGAGGCGTCCCACTCGCCGGCGCTCTCCAGCGTCTACGCCGCGGTCGCCAAGCTGCTGCAGGAGTCGCACATGGAACGCAGGCAGGTGATTGCCAACGTCCCCGATGTGGACACCTATCTCATCGGCCACCACGAGGCCATCCTGCAGGCGATCCGGCGCAAGAACCCGTCCGAAGCGGATGCGCTGCTGACCGAGCACTTCGAGATCGGCGCGAACCTGCGTGAAGACGCTGCGGTCGCGGATGCGCAAGGGCGCAGCCGGCCGCGCCCGACGCAGCGGGTCTCCTGA